Proteins from a single region of Catenulispora acidiphila DSM 44928:
- a CDS encoding recombinase family protein, with amino-acid sequence MSRSDSDGARIRAVFYHRVGSGTPGDQDAAVLRQAARIAELAQRLKLQVVGVYTDFAVTRSTPWPARPAARKLTQRLADKTVRAEVVIVEDPHHAIGPANIPAALKAIGIPACTPREALHPVTADDLVIAIAARMSTPPSPTRRARRFPISDRRR; translated from the coding sequence ATGAGTCGAAGCGACTCCGACGGCGCGCGGATACGCGCCGTCTTCTATCACCGAGTCGGCAGCGGCACCCCCGGCGACCAAGACGCCGCCGTACTGCGGCAGGCCGCCCGCATCGCCGAGCTGGCGCAGCGACTGAAACTGCAGGTCGTCGGCGTCTACACCGACTTCGCCGTCACGCGAAGCACTCCGTGGCCGGCGCGTCCAGCGGCCCGCAAGCTCACCCAGAGGCTGGCCGACAAGACAGTACGCGCCGAGGTGGTCATCGTCGAGGACCCGCACCACGCCATCGGCCCGGCCAACATTCCCGCCGCCCTGAAGGCGATCGGCATCCCGGCCTGCACACCCCGCGAAGCGCTGCACCCGGTCACCGCCGACGACCTCGTCATCGCGATCGCCGCACGGATGTCCACCCCGCCGAGCCCCACACGCCGCGCCCGCCGGTTTCCCATCTCCGACCGGCGCCGCTGA
- a CDS encoding recombinase family protein encodes MSLIDVGAPRLARNGLRFAFYGRVSTEDNQDPEASRNWQRSRALTLIEPAGGEIVAEYFDIGMSRSLPWKRRPRANDLLADLTKPNRGFDAIVIGEPQRAFYGGQFLLTMPVISHYGVGLWVPEVGGAIDPDSEAHELIMGVFGGMSKGERTRIKIRVRTAMAAQAKIEGRYLGGRPPYGYRLADLGPHPNPAKAADGKRLHQLEAHPDYAPVVKRIFAEYLRGRGFYAIAEALTRDGILSPSQADPGRNSHRTGEGWSKGAVKAILENPRYTGRQVWNKQRKDEVLLDVENVAEGYETKLRWNKEGSWVWSDKVVHEPLVSVTDFEATKKVRAAHGHDRTNRERTRTQHFYVFKSRLWCGLCGRKMQGQQNHGKPNYRCRYAKDYALANHVQHPDNVYVKEEDVLPILDKWLIKLFAPHRIGDTIRTMADNAAALAEPATAPEPDADAAAKVAECDAKLETYRAALEAGADPVTVSGWIAEINAKRAAAVASSATGRARANPQGRLSEEAITLMIQALGDIREVIQNATLEDKARVYDQLGLRLTYAPSTKTIRAEMNLDPNGRGVMVSVRGGT; translated from the coding sequence GTGAGCTTGATAGACGTCGGAGCCCCGCGCCTGGCGCGCAACGGGCTGCGCTTCGCCTTCTACGGCCGGGTGTCCACCGAGGACAACCAGGACCCCGAAGCCTCCCGTAACTGGCAGCGCTCCCGCGCCCTGACCCTGATAGAACCCGCCGGTGGCGAGATCGTCGCCGAGTACTTCGACATCGGCATGTCCCGCTCGCTCCCATGGAAGCGGCGGCCCCGTGCCAACGACCTTCTCGCCGACCTCACCAAACCCAATCGAGGCTTCGACGCGATCGTGATCGGTGAACCGCAGCGCGCCTTCTACGGCGGACAGTTCCTCCTGACCATGCCCGTGATCAGCCACTACGGCGTGGGCCTCTGGGTCCCGGAGGTCGGCGGCGCCATCGACCCCGACTCCGAAGCCCACGAGCTGATCATGGGCGTGTTCGGCGGCATGTCCAAGGGCGAGCGCACCCGCATCAAGATCCGTGTACGCACGGCCATGGCCGCCCAGGCCAAGATCGAGGGCAGATACCTCGGGGGCCGCCCGCCCTACGGTTATCGGCTGGCCGACCTGGGCCCGCATCCGAACCCCGCCAAGGCCGCGGACGGCAAGCGCCTGCACCAGCTCGAAGCCCACCCAGACTATGCCCCGGTCGTAAAGCGGATCTTTGCCGAGTACCTGCGCGGACGCGGGTTCTACGCCATTGCCGAAGCACTCACCCGCGACGGCATCCTCTCCCCGTCACAAGCCGACCCCGGCCGCAACAGCCACCGCACGGGCGAAGGCTGGAGCAAAGGCGCGGTCAAGGCGATCCTGGAGAACCCCCGCTACACCGGACGACAGGTGTGGAACAAGCAGCGCAAAGACGAAGTCTTGCTCGACGTCGAGAACGTCGCCGAGGGCTACGAGACCAAGCTGCGCTGGAACAAGGAGGGCAGCTGGGTCTGGTCGGACAAGGTGGTCCACGAGCCGCTGGTGTCCGTGACGGACTTTGAGGCCACCAAGAAGGTCCGCGCCGCCCACGGTCACGACCGCACCAACCGTGAGCGGACACGGACGCAGCACTTCTACGTCTTCAAGAGCCGCCTGTGGTGCGGGCTATGCGGGCGCAAGATGCAGGGACAGCAGAACCACGGCAAACCGAACTACCGCTGCCGGTACGCCAAGGACTACGCGCTGGCCAACCACGTACAGCACCCGGACAACGTCTACGTCAAAGAAGAGGACGTCCTGCCGATCCTCGACAAGTGGCTGATCAAGCTGTTCGCCCCGCACCGAATCGGCGACACGATCCGCACCATGGCCGACAATGCCGCCGCGCTCGCCGAGCCTGCGACGGCCCCCGAACCGGACGCCGATGCCGCCGCAAAGGTCGCCGAATGCGACGCCAAGCTCGAGACCTACCGCGCGGCACTGGAAGCCGGAGCCGACCCGGTCACCGTCAGCGGATGGATCGCGGAGATCAACGCGAAACGCGCCGCCGCCGTGGCAAGCTCCGCCACCGGACGCGCCCGCGCCAACCCCCAGGGGCGGCTCAGCGAAGAAGCCATCACGCTCATGATTCAGGCGCTGGGAGACATTCGAGAGGTCATCCAGAACGCCACGCTAGAGGACAAGGCCCGCGTGTACGACCAGCTCGGCTTGCGCCTAACCTACGCCCCAAGTACAAAGACCATCAGGGCCGAGATGAATCTCGATCCCAATGGTCGTGGGGTTATGGTAAGTGTCCGAGGGGGGACTTGA
- a CDS encoding adenine nucleotide alpha hydrolase family protein yields the protein MTTQHHQNSPHPTKPPTIQALSMGAGVQSSALLLMSAQGLLPKLDYAAFADTGWERPETYAALDRLENEVAKPAGIEIVRLSAGDIRRDALDPNSRFSTMPMFIKNRDGSKGMLRRQCTSTYKIKILLAEARRRLGAEVFDDGRIGRVKRSQHLNMWVGISSDEFHRAKDSGVKYAVNTFPLLELGLTRADTQAYLDSHGFAAVSKSACVGCPYTSNAGWRNLRDNHPEQWNQAVEFDHAIREGSARANANGRPLLGQAFLHPSLQPLDSASIDAPPKRRHLRLVGADEADNWEDGDPDGCSPWACRSGRPETPPGSSEVAA from the coding sequence ATGACCACACAGCACCACCAGAACAGCCCCCACCCGACCAAGCCCCCCACGATCCAAGCCCTCTCCATGGGGGCCGGAGTGCAAAGCTCGGCACTCCTTCTGATGTCCGCCCAGGGACTGCTACCCAAGCTCGATTACGCCGCCTTCGCCGACACCGGCTGGGAACGCCCCGAGACCTACGCCGCCCTGGACCGGCTGGAGAACGAGGTCGCCAAGCCCGCCGGAATCGAGATCGTCCGCCTGTCAGCCGGCGACATCCGCCGCGACGCGCTCGACCCGAACTCACGGTTCTCCACGATGCCGATGTTCATCAAGAACCGCGACGGCTCCAAAGGCATGCTGCGCAGGCAATGCACCTCCACCTACAAGATCAAGATCTTGCTTGCGGAGGCCCGCCGACGCCTCGGGGCCGAGGTCTTCGACGACGGGCGCATCGGCCGCGTCAAGCGCAGCCAGCACCTGAACATGTGGGTCGGAATCAGCTCCGATGAGTTCCACAGGGCCAAGGACTCCGGCGTGAAGTACGCCGTCAACACCTTCCCCCTGCTCGAGCTGGGTCTCACCCGCGCCGACACGCAGGCGTACCTCGACTCCCACGGGTTCGCGGCCGTGTCCAAGAGTGCGTGTGTTGGGTGCCCTTACACCTCAAACGCTGGCTGGAGAAATCTGAGGGACAACCACCCCGAGCAGTGGAACCAGGCCGTCGAGTTCGACCACGCCATCCGCGAAGGCTCCGCCCGCGCCAACGCCAATGGCCGGCCGCTGCTCGGCCAGGCGTTCCTACACCCCTCGCTGCAGCCGCTGGACTCCGCGTCGATCGACGCCCCGCCCAAGCGCCGACACCTGCGCCTCGTCGGCGCCGACGAAGCCGACAACTGGGAGGACGGCGACCCCGACGGCTGCTCACCGTGGGCCTGCCGCTCCGGACGACCGGAGACCCCGCCGGGCTCCTCGGAGGTGGCCGCTTGA